One segment of Desulfovibrio inopinatus DSM 10711 DNA contains the following:
- a CDS encoding pyridoxine 5'-phosphate synthase has protein sequence MPLLAVNVDHVATIRQARQTIEPDPVTAAHLAELAGARAIIVHLREDRRHIQDRDVELIARTVKTRLHLEMAATEEMEGIARKTKPHMVCLVPEKREELTTEGGLDVVGQQARLTDYIARIKGDGIKVSLFIDPDQAQVDAAVAVKADYIELHTGAYADAPTPEDATGEFNKLVTASTYARTLGLRVNLGHGLNYDNIYAFSKTHGISEYSIGHSIVSRAVLTGFVEAVKTMADIIAGFCD, from the coding sequence ATGCCTCTGCTCGCCGTCAACGTCGACCACGTGGCCACAATTCGCCAGGCCAGACAAACCATCGAGCCTGACCCTGTTACTGCCGCACACCTTGCCGAACTGGCTGGAGCGCGTGCGATAATCGTCCATCTCCGCGAAGATCGACGCCATATACAAGATCGCGATGTGGAACTCATTGCGCGAACAGTCAAAACCCGACTTCACCTGGAAATGGCCGCTACCGAAGAAATGGAAGGTATTGCTCGAAAAACCAAACCGCATATGGTCTGCCTCGTACCAGAAAAACGAGAAGAACTCACCACGGAAGGTGGTCTCGACGTCGTTGGTCAGCAAGCTCGATTAACAGATTACATTGCTCGTATCAAAGGAGATGGCATCAAGGTCAGCTTGTTTATCGATCCGGATCAGGCGCAAGTCGATGCTGCGGTTGCAGTCAAGGCGGACTACATCGAATTGCACACTGGTGCTTATGCCGATGCACCGACTCCTGAGGATGCCACAGGCGAATTTAACAAACTCGTCACGGCCTCCACGTATGCACGTACACTCGGGCTTCGTGTTAATCTGGGGCATGGTCTCAATTATGACAATATCTATGCGTTTTCCAAAACGCACGGCATTAGCGAATACTCTATTGGTCATTCCATTGTGTCTCGCGCTGTTTTGACGGGGTTTGTCGAAGCCGTCAAAACAATGGCCGACATTATTGCCGGATTTTGCGATTAA
- a CDS encoding holo-[acyl-carrier-protein] synthase gives MIVGLGIDIVELDRIRTALERHGERFLEKILTPEECHHLAKQAIPSISARFAAKEAAAKAFGTGFTGGIGFHSFIVRSAPSGRPFLTLAGQAEVLAQKMGVTSIHLSLTHGRDTAAAVVILENNTPVNEKQAETP, from the coding sequence ATGATTGTGGGACTCGGTATCGATATCGTGGAACTTGACCGCATCCGTACGGCCTTGGAACGCCATGGTGAACGCTTTCTTGAGAAGATTCTGACTCCCGAGGAATGTCATCATTTAGCCAAACAGGCGATTCCTTCCATCAGTGCACGATTTGCGGCCAAAGAAGCTGCGGCCAAAGCGTTTGGTACGGGATTTACCGGTGGCATTGGGTTTCACAGTTTTATAGTGCGCTCTGCCCCATCGGGACGGCCGTTCCTCACCCTTGCTGGTCAAGCGGAAGTATTGGCCCAAAAGATGGGTGTTACATCCATTCACCTGAGTCTCACACATGGCAGAGATACGGCTGCGGCAGTCGTCATTCTTGAAAACAATACGCCGGTCAATGAAAAACAGGCAGAAACACCATGA